Proteins encoded together in one Eublepharis macularius isolate TG4126 chromosome 2, MPM_Emac_v1.0, whole genome shotgun sequence window:
- the NKX2-8 gene encoding homeobox protein Nkx-2.8: MAAVGRISFTVRSLLDLPEPEGDGPKESAERYGGSPYREWMESDRSHYLSSDESGPETRSRPAAAAAQAEEEEEEEKKKKRRVLFSKAQTLALERRFRQQRYLSAPEREQLAQVLRLTPTQVKIWFQNHRYKMKRAKGGGPAAPGEAPLLRRVVVPVLVRDGKACQGCRGPAAQDPQSALGLQRYPAFPPAASLSFFPAYQHLSPPALVSWNWG, encoded by the exons ATGGCCGCGGTGGGCAGGATCAGCTTCACCGTGCGGAGCCTTTTGGATTTACCCGAGCCCGAAGGCGACGGCCCCAAGGAGTCGGCCGAGCGCTACGGCGGCTCCCCGTACCGGGAGTGGATGGAAAGCGACAGGAGCCACTACCtct CTTCCGACGAGAGCGGCCCCGAGACCCGATCGCGCCCCGCTGCTGCCGCGGCTcaggccgaggaggaggaggaagaggagaagaagaagaagcggcGGGTGCTGTTCTCCAAGGCCCAGACGCTGGCGCTAGAGCGGCGCTTCCGGCAGCAGCGCTACCTGTCGGCACCCGAGCGCGAGCAGCTGGCCCAAGTGCTGCGCCTGACGCCCACCCAGGTCAAGATCTGGTTCCAGAACCACCGCTACAAGATGAAGCGGGCCAAGGGCGGCGGGCCGGCCGCGCCCGGGGAGGCGCCGCTGCTGCGCAGGGTGGTGGTGCCGGTGCTGGTGCGGGACGGCAAGGCGTGCCAAGGCTGCCGCGGCCCGGCGGCGCAGGACCCGCAGAGCGCGCTCGGCCTGCAGCGCTACCCGGCCTTCCCTCCTGCCGCTTCCCTGAGCTTCTTCCCAGCATACCAGCACTTATCGCCGCCGGCCCTGGTCTCCTGGAACTGGGGCTGA